The Bremerella sp. JC817 genome has a segment encoding these proteins:
- a CDS encoding 50S ribosomal protein L20, which translates to MRARKGSARRRAKKRLLKEAKGFVGGRRRLYRTAKETLLRAGM; encoded by the coding sequence ATGCGCGCGAGGAAAGGATCGGCCCGCCGACGGGCCAAGAAGCGTTTACTGAAGGAAGCCAAGGGCTTCGTCGGCGGCCGTCGGCGGCTCTACCGCACGGCCAAGGAAACCTTGCTCCGCGCCGGGATGT